In the genome of Desulfuromonas sp. DDH964, one region contains:
- a CDS encoding nucleotidyltransferase family protein has protein sequence MTEFEEINLALRTHLEELRRDYAVAEIGIFGSFARGEQGEGSDIDLLVDFTRPVGFVAFLQLEDRLRKILGREVDLVTRKALKPHIGRHILDEVRYVH, from the coding sequence ATGACAGAATTCGAAGAAATTAATCTTGCCCTGCGAACCCACCTGGAGGAACTGCGGCGTGATTACGCCGTTGCCGAAATCGGTATTTTCGGTTCCTTCGCCCGTGGGGAACAGGGTGAAGGGAGTGATATCGACCTGCTGGTCGATTTCACGCGACCGGTCGGGTTTGTTGCCTTTCTGCAACTTGAGGATCGCCTGCGCAAAATCCTTGGCCGGGAGGTCGACCTGGTGACGCGGAAGGCGCTTAAGCCGCATATCGGCCGGCATATCCTTGACGAAGTCCGCTATGTCCATTAA
- a CDS encoding HepT-like ribonuclease domain-containing protein, which translates to MSIKREVRDYLEDILQSVQDIREFVAGMDFPQFHSDRKTFHAVVRSLEIIGEAARKIPDEMRDRHPGLPWREMGAMRNKLIHECFGVDPEIVWETIQQDLNLLEGTVRDLLDQISV; encoded by the coding sequence ATGTCCATTAAGCGGGAAGTGCGGGACTACCTCGAAGACATCCTGCAGTCGGTCCAGGATATCCGCGAATTTGTTGCGGGTATGGATTTCCCGCAATTCCACTCCGATCGCAAAACGTTCCACGCCGTGGTTCGCAGTCTCGAAATCATCGGCGAGGCGGCCAGGAAAATCCCGGACGAAATGCGCGACCGCCATCCCGGGCTCCCCTGGCGGGAGATGGGGGCTATGCGCAACAAACTGATTCATGAGTGTTTTGGAGTGGATCCGGAAATCGTCTGGGAGACAATTCAACAGGACCTGAACCTTTTGGAAGGTACGGTCAGGGATCTTCTCGATCAAATTTCGGTTTGA
- a CDS encoding class II glutamine amidotransferase, whose product MCRVIGITHFDWSKHRTIIERFCQLARTGVVMAEDPPGHLDGWGLAFYREGRLVVHKSGASILDERERLFTLLDGAPTAPALILHLRKSAWSGTSSTRHAHPFFLGNNVFFHNGVVYDYQQLLAQITPPGPPDDARDTEVFFHHVLSRPGEDLGAQFLASVATIRQQHHFSALNCLFSDGAKLYAYRDFAREPDYYSLFKAAAGDSCFISSEVLDAGMRWELMAKEEFLAIELGETV is encoded by the coding sequence ATGTGCCGAGTCATTGGAATAACCCATTTCGACTGGTCCAAACACCGGACCATCATCGAACGTTTCTGTCAGCTCGCCCGCACCGGCGTCGTCATGGCCGAAGACCCGCCCGGGCACCTTGACGGCTGGGGGCTCGCCTTTTACCGGGAGGGACGGCTGGTCGTGCACAAGAGCGGCGCCAGCATCCTCGATGAGCGTGAGCGCCTCTTCACCCTCCTCGATGGGGCGCCGACCGCGCCGGCGCTGATCCTCCACCTGCGCAAGTCGGCCTGGAGCGGCACCTCCAGCACCCGCCACGCCCACCCCTTCTTCCTCGGCAACAACGTCTTCTTTCACAACGGCGTCGTCTACGACTACCAGCAACTGCTGGCGCAGATCACCCCGCCCGGCCCGCCGGACGACGCCCGCGACACCGAGGTCTTCTTCCACCACGTGCTGAGCCGCCCGGGGGAGGACCTCGGCGCGCAGTTCCTCGCTTCGGTGGCGACGATCCGGCAGCAGCACCACTTTTCGGCGCTGAACTGCCTCTTCAGTGACGGGGCGAAGCTCTACGCCTACCGCGACTTTGCCCGGGAGCCGGACTACTACTCCCTCTTCAAGGCTGCAGCCGGTGATTCCTGCTTTATTTCGTCGGAGGTGCTGGATGCGGGGATGAGGTGGGAGCTGATGGCGAAGGAGGAGTTTCTGGCGATCGAACTGGGGGAGACGGTTTAA
- a CDS encoding spore maturation protein — translation MIESIEYVSLLIIPLFILFAVLYGALKKVRVYDSFVTGAKEGPAIILRIFPYLLTIFVAIKGFQASGAFDLLRDGFYHLFAFLGIPLEAVSMALIKPLSGSAATALFADIVQSTGPESRATQLSAVIMGSAETTFYVLAVYLGAVGIKKTRFLVPVCLVADAIGIGVAVVVTRWFF, via the coding sequence ATGATCGAGTCGATCGAATACGTCTCGCTGCTGATCATCCCGCTCTTCATCCTCTTCGCGGTCCTCTACGGCGCCCTCAAGAAGGTGCGGGTCTACGACTCCTTCGTCACCGGCGCCAAGGAGGGGCCGGCGATCATCCTCAGGATCTTCCCCTACCTGCTGACGATCTTTGTCGCCATCAAGGGATTCCAGGCCTCGGGCGCCTTCGACCTGCTCCGCGACGGCTTCTACCACCTCTTCGCCTTTCTCGGCATCCCGCTCGAGGCGGTCTCGATGGCGCTGATCAAGCCCCTGTCGGGGAGCGCCGCCACCGCCCTGTTTGCCGACATCGTCCAGAGTACCGGCCCCGAGTCCCGCGCCACCCAGCTGTCGGCGGTGATCATGGGGAGCGCCGAGACGACCTTCTACGTCCTCGCCGTCTACCTCGGCGCCGTCGGCATCAAGAAGACCCGCTTCCTGGTGCCGGTCTGCCTGGTGGCGGACGCCATCGGCATTGGCGTGGCGGTGGTGGTGACGCGGTGGTTTTTCTGA
- a CDS encoding nucleoside recognition domain-containing protein: protein MNLLWLLMICISIVFAIVTGHLDAFTKALFDGAKAAVEVSLYLLGIVSLWLGITRILEDAGLIQRIAHLFRPLICRLFKTIPGDHPSITAITLNVLANLFGLGNAATPLGIQAMQKLETLNPEPGAITPEMMTFIVLNTASLQLIPFSVIGILASYGHPNPAVFVFPVLLATLISTMTALLVLGLFRKLCR from the coding sequence ATGAATCTCCTCTGGCTGCTGATGATCTGCATCAGCATCGTCTTCGCCATCGTCACCGGGCACCTCGATGCCTTTACCAAGGCGCTCTTCGACGGCGCCAAGGCGGCGGTGGAGGTCTCCCTCTACCTCCTCGGCATCGTCTCACTCTGGCTCGGCATCACCAGGATCCTCGAAGATGCCGGCCTGATCCAGCGCATCGCCCACCTCTTCCGACCGCTGATCTGCCGCCTCTTCAAAACGATTCCCGGCGATCATCCCTCGATCACCGCCATCACCCTCAATGTCCTCGCCAACCTCTTCGGCCTCGGCAACGCCGCCACCCCCCTCGGGATCCAGGCGATGCAGAAGCTTGAGACCCTCAACCCGGAGCCGGGAGCCATCACCCCCGAGATGATGACCTTCATCGTCCTCAACACCGCCAGCCTCCAGCTGATCCCCTTCTCGGTGATCGGCATCCTCGCCAGTTACGGCCACCCCAATCCGGCCGTCTTCGTCTTCCCGGTGCTCCTCGCCACCCTGATCTCGACGATGACGGCGCTGCTGGTGCTGGGCCTGTTCCGGAAGCTCTGCCGATGA
- a CDS encoding S66 peptidase family protein, whose translation MKNVFLVTPSYLIKQKRDFTAGLRQLAALGLQVLNPEFPRVLPSPHEKAEQLHRAFADPQVDLILALRGGYSAMKSLPFLDFELIGRHPKLLAGFSDLSALLNPIFERTGLVTLHAPMVINLDAPTGFTLRSLRNALAGYPQTNLLRGAPVKVYRPGSASGVLKGGNLITLTALLRTDWEIDTRGAILFLEDVDEQLHQVDRYLTQWILAGKFRGVRGLILGDFRGIKSRQVYEILASQLELDFPVLHCPYIGHVANKITLPVGATVEFDTGRKQLLIRALNFPGGKR comes from the coding sequence GTGAAGAACGTCTTTCTCGTCACCCCCAGCTACCTGATCAAGCAGAAGCGCGACTTCACCGCCGGCCTCCGGCAGCTCGCCGCCCTCGGGCTGCAGGTCCTCAACCCCGAGTTTCCGAGGGTCCTGCCGAGCCCGCACGAGAAGGCGGAGCAACTCCACCGCGCCTTTGCCGACCCCCAGGTCGACCTGATCCTCGCCCTGCGCGGCGGCTACAGCGCGATGAAGAGCCTCCCCTTCCTCGACTTCGAGCTGATCGGGCGCCACCCCAAACTTCTTGCCGGCTTCAGCGACCTCTCCGCCCTGCTCAATCCGATCTTCGAGCGCACCGGGCTGGTCACCCTGCACGCGCCGATGGTGATCAACCTCGACGCGCCGACCGGTTTCACCCTGCGCTCGCTGCGCAACGCCCTCGCCGGCTACCCGCAAACCAACCTGCTGCGCGGCGCGCCGGTCAAGGTCTACCGTCCCGGATCCGCCAGCGGCGTGCTCAAGGGGGGGAACCTGATCACCCTGACGGCACTGCTCAGGACCGACTGGGAGATCGACACCCGGGGGGCGATTCTCTTTCTCGAGGATGTCGACGAGCAGCTGCACCAGGTCGACCGCTACCTGACCCAGTGGATTCTCGCCGGCAAGTTCCGCGGGGTCCGCGGGCTGATCCTCGGCGACTTCCGCGGCATCAAAAGCCGCCAGGTCTACGAGATCCTCGCCTCCCAGCTCGAGCTCGACTTCCCGGTGCTGCACTGCCCGTACATCGGCCATGTCGCCAACAAGATTACCCTGCCGGTCGGCGCCACGGTCGAATTCGATACCGGGCGCAAACAGCTGCTGATCCGGGCGCTGAACTTCCCCGGGGGGAAGCGATGA
- a CDS encoding N-acetylmuramoyl-L-alanine amidase-like domain-containing protein, which translates to MQRIAFSIVILLLFGLGACARQQIAAPRIDYGRWSEPELAQLIAAVRPLPPGARIVALSAALLGTPYASGTLVGGPERPEQLIIDLAGVDCFTFLDQVEALRRAASLDDFPQQLRQVRYRGGVVSYVTRRHFFSDWVADGAGRIADVTAAVGQGRAEVVVKELNRREDGSPWLPGLAVTRRAVSYIPTPRIDREVLAALQEGDYVGIYAPHAGEEVSHTGLVVRTGDQLLLRHASSASGLRRVVDVDLLQYLQGKPGLVVYRAR; encoded by the coding sequence ATGCAGCGGATTGCCTTCAGCATTGTCATTCTCCTCCTGTTTGGCCTCGGCGCCTGCGCCCGGCAGCAGATCGCCGCGCCGCGGATCGATTACGGGCGCTGGAGCGAGCCTGAGCTGGCGCAGCTGATCGCCGCAGTACGCCCGCTGCCGCCCGGCGCCCGTATCGTCGCCCTCTCCGCGGCGTTGCTCGGCACCCCCTATGCCAGCGGCACTCTGGTCGGCGGCCCGGAGCGGCCGGAGCAACTCATCATCGACCTCGCCGGGGTCGACTGCTTTACCTTCCTCGACCAGGTCGAGGCGCTGCGCCGTGCCGCCAGCCTCGACGACTTTCCCCAGCAGCTGCGCCAGGTCCGCTACCGCGGCGGCGTGGTGAGCTATGTTACCCGCCGCCACTTTTTCAGCGACTGGGTGGCGGACGGCGCTGGCCGGATCGCGGACGTCACCGCTGCCGTCGGGCAGGGGCGGGCCGAGGTGGTCGTCAAGGAGCTCAACCGCCGGGAGGACGGCAGCCCCTGGCTGCCGGGACTGGCGGTGACGCGGCGGGCGGTGAGCTACATTCCCACTCCCCGCATCGACCGAGAGGTGCTGGCGGCGCTGCAGGAGGGGGACTATGTCGGCATCTACGCGCCCCACGCCGGCGAGGAGGTGAGCCATACCGGTCTGGTCGTCCGCACGGGCGACCAGCTGTTGCTGCGCCATGCCTCCTCCGCCAGCGGCCTGCGCCGGGTGGTCGACGTCGATCTGCTGCAGTACCTGCAGGGAAAGCCGGGGCTGGTCGTCTACCGCGCCCGCTAG
- a CDS encoding metallophosphoesterase family protein, whose translation MSVKVGLISDPHACVAPLREALEIFRRKGVATILCAGDIAGYGVELVATVELLRASGCRAVRGNHDLWHLERLAPEEGGAAEAYLRTLPLRLELTLAGAALILVHASPPASLLDGIRLRDETGALIPEAVGAWRERLAGLGDAVLVVGHTHQVFAEPLGRVLAVNPGSTRFNHSCAILHLPERRVQFFGLGGETPLLAWNWGLERKGQDGAPG comes from the coding sequence GTGTCCGTCAAGGTCGGCCTGATCAGTGATCCCCATGCCTGCGTCGCCCCGCTGCGGGAGGCCCTGGAGATCTTCCGGCGCAAAGGGGTGGCGACGATCCTCTGCGCCGGGGATATCGCCGGCTACGGAGTGGAACTGGTGGCGACGGTGGAGCTGCTGCGCGCCAGCGGTTGTCGGGCGGTGCGCGGCAATCACGACCTCTGGCACCTCGAGCGCCTGGCTCCAGAGGAGGGGGGCGCGGCGGAAGCCTACCTGCGCACCCTGCCGCTGCGGCTGGAACTGACCCTGGCCGGCGCCGCGCTGATCCTGGTCCACGCCAGCCCTCCCGCCTCCCTCCTCGATGGCATCCGCCTGCGCGACGAGACCGGGGCCCTGATTCCGGAAGCGGTCGGCGCCTGGCGCGAGCGCCTGGCCGGCCTGGGCGACGCGGTGCTGGTGGTCGGCCACACCCACCAGGTCTTTGCCGAGCCTCTCGGCAGGGTGCTGGCCGTCAACCCCGGCAGCACCCGTTTCAACCACAGCTGCGCGATCCTGCACCTCCCCGAGCGCCGGGTCCAATTTTTCGGTCTCGGGGGGGAGACGCCGCTGCTGGCCTGGAACTGGGGGCTGGAAAGAAAGGGGCAGGATGGTGCCCCTGGTTGA
- a CDS encoding patatin-like phospholipase family protein has product MMARPLKIGLALGGGAARAFSHVGVLAGLEHHNIKIDLVTGTSMGAILGAMYATEPDIAALRKRLAGYLGSEEFADSGFDFFRELDAQGEGVLFRMRRMVRRGVFNTLVVTRSALVSDEVAQRNYAYLVDDLDVARTRIPFASVALDLRSGERVVLDRGRLRDIIAASCAMPGVLNPVELDGRLLVDGGWAEAVPVLAARQLGADFVIAVEAGDPSAGPAPPRNALDVISRADALVRYALAKSQLQSADFILAPSNGVSHWADFSTAEKAAARGEEELERRLPELHRAIAAARRRNWWRRLV; this is encoded by the coding sequence ATGATGGCACGCCCCCTGAAAATCGGCCTCGCCCTCGGCGGCGGCGCCGCCCGCGCCTTCTCCCACGTCGGCGTCCTTGCCGGCCTGGAACACCACAACATCAAGATCGACCTCGTCACCGGCACCAGCATGGGAGCGATTCTCGGTGCCATGTATGCCACCGAGCCCGATATCGCGGCACTCCGGAAGCGCCTCGCCGGCTACCTGGGCAGCGAGGAGTTCGCCGACTCCGGTTTCGACTTCTTCCGCGAACTCGATGCCCAGGGGGAAGGGGTCCTCTTTCGCATGCGCCGCATGGTGCGCCGCGGCGTCTTCAACACCCTGGTCGTGACCCGTTCGGCCCTGGTCAGTGACGAGGTCGCCCAGCGCAACTATGCCTACCTGGTCGACGACCTCGATGTCGCCCGGACCCGCATCCCCTTTGCCAGCGTCGCCCTCGACCTGCGCAGCGGCGAACGGGTGGTGCTCGACCGCGGCCGGCTGCGCGATATCATCGCCGCCTCCTGCGCCATGCCCGGGGTCCTCAACCCGGTGGAACTCGACGGCCGTTTGCTGGTCGACGGCGGCTGGGCCGAGGCGGTCCCGGTCCTCGCCGCGCGCCAGCTCGGTGCCGACTTCGTCATCGCCGTCGAGGCGGGCGATCCCTCCGCCGGGCCGGCCCCGCCGCGCAACGCCCTTGACGTCATCAGCCGTGCCGATGCCCTGGTGCGTTACGCGCTCGCCAAGAGCCAGCTCCAATCCGCCGATTTCATCCTCGCCCCGAGCAATGGCGTCAGCCACTGGGCCGACTTCTCCACCGCCGAGAAAGCGGCGGCCCGCGGCGAGGAAGAACTCGAGCGGCGCCTGCCGGAACTGCACCGCGCCATCGCCGCCGCCCGGCGCCGCAACTGGTGGCGACGCCTGGTCTGA
- the greB gene encoding transcription elongation factor GreB, whose amino-acid sequence MSQQRKNYMTPACAERLRGELKELLYKARPAMVETVAWAASNGDRSENADYHYGKKRLREIDRRIRFLSGQLDAVIIVDPVAQGPLAGDRILFGATVTVVNSAGEERVLSIVGADEIDTARGHISWHSPVGRALLGAREGDEVVVATPGGREELEIVKVEYLALD is encoded by the coding sequence ATGAGCCAGCAGCGCAAGAACTACATGACCCCGGCCTGTGCCGAACGGCTGCGCGGCGAGCTGAAGGAGCTCCTCTACAAGGCGCGACCGGCAATGGTCGAGACCGTCGCCTGGGCGGCCTCCAACGGTGACCGCTCGGAGAACGCCGATTACCATTATGGCAAGAAGCGGCTGCGGGAGATCGATCGCCGTATCCGTTTTCTCAGCGGCCAACTCGACGCCGTGATCATCGTCGATCCTGTGGCACAGGGGCCGCTGGCCGGCGACCGGATTCTCTTCGGGGCGACGGTGACGGTGGTGAACAGTGCCGGCGAGGAGCGGGTGCTGAGCATCGTCGGCGCCGACGAGATCGACACCGCCCGCGGCCACATCAGCTGGCACTCGCCGGTCGGCCGGGCGCTGCTCGGCGCCCGGGAAGGGGACGAGGTCGTCGTCGCTACCCCGGGGGGGCGGGAGGAGCTGGAGATCGTCAAGGTGGAGTACCTCGCCCTCGACTGA
- a CDS encoding DNA ligase yields the protein MVRRICAVLLFWGGLLAPLAADAFEPLLPQVYDESREVSGWLMSEKLDGVRGYWDGARLWSKQGHLLQPPALFTSGWPTFPLEGELWGGRGTFAATAATLQRAPGDSGWLQLQFAIFDAPAVPGPFRSRLAAIEAWFAAHPAPHAFVIPQRPVAGRAELLAELKRIEADGGEGLIVRDPAASYAGGRRPEILKVKSALDGEALVVGHLPGSGRLAGMLGALLVELADGTRFKIGTGFSDAERRHPPPPGATITFRYYGHYPSGIPKFLVFVRIRADQGL from the coding sequence ATGGTGCGACGGATCTGTGCGGTCCTGCTCTTCTGGGGCGGCCTGCTGGCGCCGCTTGCTGCCGATGCTTTCGAGCCGCTGCTGCCGCAGGTCTACGACGAGAGCCGCGAGGTTTCGGGCTGGCTGATGAGCGAGAAGCTCGACGGGGTGCGTGGTTACTGGGACGGTGCCCGGCTCTGGTCGAAGCAGGGGCACCTGCTGCAGCCGCCGGCACTATTTACATCCGGCTGGCCGACCTTCCCCCTCGAAGGGGAACTCTGGGGCGGGCGCGGCACCTTTGCCGCGACGGCGGCGACGCTGCAGCGGGCGCCGGGGGACAGCGGCTGGCTGCAGCTGCAGTTCGCAATCTTTGACGCGCCGGCCGTTCCCGGGCCTTTCCGCAGTCGCCTTGCCGCCATTGAGGCGTGGTTCGCCGCTCATCCGGCGCCCCACGCCTTTGTCATTCCGCAACGGCCGGTCGCCGGTCGCGCCGAACTCCTCGCCGAGCTCAAGCGTATCGAGGCCGATGGTGGCGAGGGGCTGATCGTGCGCGACCCGGCCGCTTCTTACGCCGGCGGTCGCCGCCCGGAGATCCTCAAGGTGAAATCGGCCCTCGATGGGGAGGCGCTGGTGGTTGGCCACCTGCCCGGCAGCGGGAGACTGGCCGGGATGCTCGGGGCGCTGCTGGTCGAACTCGCCGACGGCACCCGTTTCAAGATCGGCACCGGGTTCTCTGACGCCGAGCGCCGACACCCGCCACCGCCCGGCGCGACCATCACCTTTCGTTACTACGGCCATTATCCGTCGGGGATTCCGAAATTCCTGGTTTTTGTGCGGATCCGGGCCGACCAGGGGTTGTGA
- a CDS encoding c-type cytochrome, whose protein sequence is MPRFVPLLLLFLLIAAGCAWRAGETAEVRRGRELIIKAGCNDCHTEGYLAAGGVVPEDQWLAGSRLGFRGPWGVQYPANLRLLLNRLDEAQWLEVAAKMRTNSPMAWSLLPSLERDDLRDMYAYVRWLGPAGEPAPASLPSGVTPTTEVIDFPRAH, encoded by the coding sequence ATGCCCCGTTTCGTCCCCTTGCTGCTTCTATTCCTGCTGATTGCGGCCGGTTGCGCCTGGCGTGCCGGTGAGACCGCCGAGGTCCGCCGCGGTCGCGAACTGATTATCAAGGCCGGCTGCAACGACTGCCACACGGAGGGTTACCTCGCCGCCGGTGGCGTGGTGCCGGAAGATCAGTGGCTAGCCGGGTCCCGTCTCGGTTTCCGTGGTCCCTGGGGGGTTCAGTACCCGGCCAACCTGCGTCTGCTGCTGAACCGCCTTGACGAGGCGCAATGGCTGGAGGTGGCGGCGAAGATGCGGACCAATTCGCCGATGGCCTGGTCGCTGCTGCCATCCCTGGAGCGCGACGACCTGCGCGACATGTATGCCTATGTCCGCTGGCTCGGTCCGGCCGGGGAGCCGGCGCCGGCCTCCTTGCCATCCGGGGTGACGCCGACCACCGAGGTGATCGACTTTCCCCGGGCGCACTGA
- a CDS encoding asparaginase domain-containing protein → MQIEIFTTGGTIDKVYFDAKSRFEVGEPQVGELLREANLSLDFHVTPLLRKDSLELTAADREQIRTAVAQSSTPRVVVTHGTDTMTTTATALADIPGKTIVFTGSMQPARFRATDALYNLASALTAVQLLPPGVWIAMNGRIFPAGKVRKNVAANCFEEI, encoded by the coding sequence ATGCAGATCGAGATTTTCACCACCGGCGGCACCATCGACAAGGTCTATTTCGATGCCAAGAGCCGCTTCGAAGTCGGCGAGCCCCAGGTTGGCGAACTGTTGCGCGAGGCCAATCTCAGCCTCGACTTCCACGTCACCCCCCTGCTGCGCAAGGACAGCCTCGAACTGACCGCCGCCGACCGCGAACAGATTCGCACCGCCGTCGCTCAAAGCAGCACACCCCGCGTCGTCGTCACCCACGGCACCGACACCATGACGACGACAGCCACCGCCCTCGCCGACATCCCCGGCAAGACCATTGTCTTCACCGGCTCCATGCAACCGGCACGCTTCCGCGCCACCGATGCCCTCTACAACCTCGCCAGCGCCCTCACCGCCGTCCAGCTCCTCCCGCCCGGTGTCTGGATCGCCATGAACGGGCGCATCTTCCCGGCCGGCAAGGTCCGCAAGAACGTCGCTGCTAATTGCTTCGAGGAGATCTGA
- a CDS encoding glycine cleavage system protein R has translation MDQRFIMTAFGQDRPGIVADVTRPLFENGCNLEETTMTLLADEFTLILLFTSRDPQVEELLARECRRLERDGGISAFVRPLQARRTAPGAPPSGWVLHVEGEDQAGIVYQVSRYLAEQGVNIIDLKSVVRPAPGSGSPFYVMDIHIQVPATVTGAVLESGLAEVADALNVDVSIRR, from the coding sequence ATGGACCAGCGCTTTATCATGACCGCCTTTGGCCAGGACCGGCCCGGCATCGTTGCCGATGTTACCCGCCCCCTCTTCGAGAATGGCTGCAACCTCGAAGAGACGACCATGACCCTGCTCGCCGACGAGTTCACCCTGATCCTCCTCTTCACCAGCCGTGATCCCCAGGTCGAGGAACTCCTCGCCCGGGAATGCCGGCGCCTGGAACGGGACGGCGGAATATCGGCTTTTGTGCGGCCGCTGCAAGCCCGGCGAACGGCTCCGGGCGCTCCGCCAAGCGGATGGGTGCTGCATGTGGAGGGGGAGGACCAGGCGGGGATTGTCTACCAGGTGAGCCGCTACCTCGCAGAGCAGGGGGTGAACATCATCGATCTGAAGTCGGTGGTGCGTCCCGCCCCGGGGAGTGGCAGCCCATTCTATGTGATGGATATCCATATCCAGGTGCCGGCAACGGTTACCGGCGCGGTTCTGGAGAGCGGGCTGGCGGAAGTGGCTGACGCGCTGAATGTCGATGTCAGTATCCGGCGCTGA
- a CDS encoding zinc ribbon-containing protein, producing MSENQEQKEQPNVDQEQPEVGFYEKLAGRTAELLESGRRSLDEALKKAGDELTAAGEFSREQAEKIGGYVRRDLASLAGQAEKARDAVKKAADPGRVAAGAQSVLARILKGAAETLGELAAKTEKQLEHSTGEVTSPGTLTCTSCGAEMRFTATVRIPPCPKCHLTLFRKSY from the coding sequence ATGAGCGAAAATCAGGAACAGAAAGAACAACCGAACGTTGACCAGGAACAACCCGAGGTCGGATTTTACGAAAAACTCGCCGGCCGTACCGCCGAACTGCTGGAGAGTGGCCGCAGGAGCCTCGACGAGGCGCTGAAAAAGGCCGGTGACGAGTTGACCGCTGCCGGCGAATTTTCCCGTGAGCAGGCTGAAAAGATCGGTGGCTATGTCCGTCGCGACCTTGCCAGTCTTGCCGGCCAGGCCGAAAAGGCGCGCGACGCCGTCAAGAAGGCGGCTGACCCGGGGCGGGTCGCGGCCGGTGCCCAGAGCGTCCTGGCGCGCATCCTGAAAGGGGCCGCCGAAACCTTGGGCGAGCTTGCAGCCAAAACCGAAAAGCAGCTAGAACACAGCACCGGGGAGGTGACCAGCCCCGGCACCCTCACCTGCACTTCCTGCGGCGCGGAAATGCGCTTCACCGCCACCGTCCGCATCCCCCCCTGTCCCAAGTGCCATCTGACCCTATTTCGCAAATCCTACTGA
- a CDS encoding RT0821/Lpp0805 family surface protein, translating into MLRFSLFLLVLLSGGAPALAAGSADLAPAERQAMNDTLQHALENNPSDQAADWINPDTGRAGAVVPTRTFTGAAGQPCREFVTTITIGGEEQQGYGTACRQPDGSWQLVDDRPTGSVPPPAALSTPPERYYAYPETLYAPYNIYFSFGTLYRYGHFYRGRTYLDGPLVWTRYPLLFGHRHSLRPWYDDRYHRTFDRDRDGDHGRDRSREWYRDRDRERDRDHNRSRQWDRDRERDRRHERERYDEDREHRRDRDR; encoded by the coding sequence ATGCTCCGATTCTCTCTATTTCTTCTGGTTCTGCTGTCAGGGGGCGCTCCCGCCCTTGCCGCCGGCAGTGCTGACCTCGCCCCGGCCGAGCGCCAGGCGATGAACGATACCCTGCAGCATGCCCTGGAGAACAACCCTTCCGATCAGGCTGCCGACTGGATCAATCCTGACACCGGCCGCGCCGGCGCCGTAGTGCCGACCCGGACCTTTACCGGCGCCGCCGGGCAGCCATGCCGGGAGTTTGTCACCACCATCACCATCGGGGGCGAGGAACAGCAGGGGTATGGCACCGCCTGCCGACAGCCCGATGGCAGCTGGCAGCTGGTCGACGACCGGCCGACCGGCAGCGTTCCGCCACCGGCGGCGCTGAGTACGCCACCCGAGCGCTATTACGCCTACCCCGAGACCCTCTACGCGCCGTATAACATTTACTTCAGCTTCGGTACCCTCTATCGCTACGGTCACTTTTACCGCGGACGGACTTATCTCGACGGCCCGCTGGTCTGGACCCGTTACCCGCTCCTCTTTGGCCATCGCCATTCCCTGCGTCCCTGGTATGACGACCGCTACCATCGCACTTTTGACCGCGACCGGGATGGTGATCATGGCCGCGACCGGAGCCGGGAATGGTACCGCGACCGGGACCGGGAACGGGATCGTGATCATAACCGTAGCCGACAATGGGACCGCGACCGGGAACGGGACCGCCGCCATGAGCGGGAACGCTATGATGAGGATCGGGAGCATCGCCGTGACCGTGACCGCTGA